One segment of Streptomyces sp. NA02950 DNA contains the following:
- a CDS encoding NADP-dependent oxidoreductase, whose protein sequence is MRAISQDEFGGPEVLRPVEVPRPEPLPTEVLVRVVAAGVNPVDHKTRAGGGMAGVLGEPPFVLGWDVSGVVEETGFGVHTLAVGDEVYGMPWFPRAAGGYAEYVTAPSRHFARKPRSLGHERAAAVPLAALTAWQILTDTTQVRPGERVLIHAAAGGVGHFAVQFAKHLGAHVIGTARAAKHDWLRELGADELVDYTAVRFEEAVRDVDVVVDLIGDDIDSTSTRSLETLRPGGRIVAVPSGVSPELIERAEARGFRAFPYLVEPDGPALTRIAELIDAGAVAVEVEDVLPLDRAADAHRRLEEGRTRGKLVLRVAG, encoded by the coding sequence ATGCGAGCCATCAGCCAGGACGAGTTCGGCGGCCCGGAGGTGCTGCGTCCGGTGGAGGTGCCCCGGCCCGAGCCGCTGCCCACCGAGGTGCTGGTGCGCGTCGTGGCCGCGGGGGTGAACCCGGTGGACCACAAGACCCGGGCCGGTGGCGGGATGGCCGGGGTCCTGGGCGAGCCGCCGTTCGTTCTCGGCTGGGACGTCTCCGGGGTGGTCGAGGAGACCGGCTTCGGGGTCCACACCCTGGCGGTGGGGGACGAGGTGTACGGCATGCCGTGGTTCCCGCGCGCCGCGGGCGGCTACGCCGAGTACGTCACCGCGCCCTCCCGGCACTTCGCCCGCAAGCCGAGGAGCCTCGGCCACGAGCGGGCCGCCGCGGTGCCGCTGGCCGCGCTCACCGCGTGGCAGATCCTCACCGACACCACGCAGGTCCGGCCCGGTGAGCGGGTGCTGATCCATGCGGCGGCGGGCGGCGTCGGCCACTTCGCGGTCCAGTTCGCCAAGCACCTGGGCGCCCATGTGATCGGCACCGCGCGCGCCGCCAAGCACGACTGGCTGCGCGAACTGGGCGCCGACGAACTGGTCGACTACACCGCCGTCCGGTTCGAGGAGGCGGTCCGCGATGTCGATGTGGTGGTGGACCTGATCGGTGACGACATCGACAGCACCAGCACCCGTTCGCTGGAGACGCTGCGCCCCGGCGGCCGGATCGTGGCGGTGCCCTCGGGTGTCTCCCCCGAGCTGATCGAGCGCGCCGAGGCCCGGGGTTTCCGCGCCTTCCCCTACCTGGTGGAGCCGGACGGCCCCGCGCTCACCAGGATCGCCGAGCTGATCGACGCCGGTGCGGTGGCGGTCGAGGTCGAGGACGTCCTGCCGCTGGACCGGGCCGCCGACGCGCACCGGCGGCTGGAGGAGGGCCGCACCCGCGGCAAGCTGGTGCTGCGGGTGGCGGGCTGA
- a CDS encoding NAD(P)H-binding protein, with translation MNPTRPVLVLGGTGKTGRRVAEALTRSGVPVRIGSRSGEVRFDWEDRTTWAPALRGAAAAYLTYYPDIGDPGAAAVIRAVAEEAVASGVRRLVLLSARGEDAALPAERAVAVPGAEWTVIRASWFFQNFDEGILRDGVLGGEIVFPAGDVKEPFVDAGDIAEVAAAALTGDGHAGRIYEVTGPRLLTFAEAAAELAAVTGRAVRYVPVSAEEYGAALAEHGLPGELVAFLTELFATLLDGRNAHLADGVQRVLGRAPRDFTECAREAAARGAWAT, from the coding sequence GTGAACCCCACCCGGCCCGTACTGGTGCTCGGCGGCACCGGCAAGACCGGCCGCCGGGTGGCGGAGGCACTGACCCGCTCCGGAGTGCCGGTGCGGATCGGCTCCCGCTCCGGCGAGGTGCGCTTCGACTGGGAGGACCGCACCACCTGGGCGCCCGCGCTGCGCGGTGCGGCCGCCGCCTACCTCACGTACTACCCCGACATCGGCGACCCGGGCGCCGCCGCCGTCATCCGGGCCGTGGCCGAGGAGGCGGTCGCGAGCGGCGTACGGCGGCTGGTGCTGCTGTCGGCCCGCGGCGAGGACGCGGCACTGCCCGCCGAGCGGGCGGTGGCGGTGCCCGGCGCCGAGTGGACCGTCATCCGGGCCAGTTGGTTCTTCCAGAACTTCGACGAGGGCATACTGCGGGACGGGGTGCTCGGCGGCGAGATCGTCTTCCCCGCCGGGGATGTCAAGGAGCCGTTCGTGGACGCCGGGGACATCGCCGAGGTCGCGGCCGCGGCCCTGACCGGGGACGGCCACGCGGGCCGGATCTACGAGGTCACCGGACCCCGGCTGCTGACCTTCGCCGAGGCGGCGGCGGAGCTCGCGGCGGTCACCGGTCGCGCGGTGCGCTATGTGCCGGTCTCCGCCGAGGAGTACGGGGCGGCGCTGGCGGAACACGGGCTGCCGGGGGAGCTGGTGGCGTTTCTGACCGAGCTGTTCGCCACTCTGCTGGACGGGCGCAACGCCCATCTGGCCGACGGTGTCCAGCGGGTCCTGGGCCGTGCGCCCCGGGACTTCACCGAATGCGCCCGCGAGGCCGCGGCGAGGGGGGCCTGGGCCACATGA
- a CDS encoding helix-turn-helix domain-containing protein: MTTNCDSGRHDPHDVYAAQCPCREVLDLLANKWSALAIGAMEGGPQRFGVLQRRLQGVSPKVLTQTLRRLEDAGFVDRTVYPAVPPHVEYELTALGRSVSEPLGQLRGWVEEHLDDIGPTRRAV; this comes from the coding sequence ATGACCACCAACTGTGACTCGGGCCGTCATGATCCGCACGATGTCTACGCCGCGCAGTGTCCCTGCCGCGAGGTGCTCGACCTGCTCGCCAACAAGTGGTCGGCGCTGGCGATCGGCGCGATGGAGGGAGGGCCGCAGCGGTTCGGGGTGCTCCAGCGGCGGTTGCAGGGGGTGAGCCCCAAGGTGCTCACCCAGACGCTGCGCCGGCTGGAGGACGCCGGATTTGTGGACCGTACCGTCTATCCGGCCGTCCCGCCGCATGTCGAGTACGAGCTGACCGCGCTCGGACGCAGTGTCTCCGAGCCACTGGGGCAACTGCGCGGCTGGGTCGAGGAGCACCTCGACGACATCGGCCCGACCCGCCGCGCGGTCTGA
- a CDS encoding AraC family transcriptional regulator, whose protein sequence is MDALASLLDGPRARGAFLLRAVMEPPWSVRIEDRAPLCVMTMARGEAWVVPDTGAALRLRAGDVAIARGPDAYTVADDPATAPRAWILPGEVCRTAEGEDLAETMALGVRTWGNSPDGSATMLIGSYPLEGEISGRLPAALPPLLVLPAEQWDCPLMPWLAEEIVKDEPGQEAVLDRLLDLLLISVLRAWFSRPEADAPAWYRALGDPVVGPALRLLQNHPAHPWTVAGLAAKTGVSRAALARRFAALVGEPPMAYLTGWRLALAADLLRDPDATLGSVARRVGYGSAFALSAAFKRERGVSPREHRAHHAAASAD, encoded by the coding sequence ATGGACGCTCTGGCGAGTCTGCTCGACGGACCGCGGGCCCGGGGGGCCTTTCTGCTCCGGGCGGTGATGGAGCCGCCCTGGTCGGTGCGGATCGAGGACCGGGCCCCGCTGTGTGTGATGACCATGGCGCGCGGCGAGGCATGGGTGGTGCCGGACACCGGCGCGGCGCTGCGGCTGCGCGCGGGGGACGTCGCGATCGCGCGCGGCCCGGACGCGTACACGGTCGCCGACGATCCGGCCACCGCGCCGCGGGCCTGGATCCTGCCCGGTGAGGTGTGCCGTACGGCCGAGGGCGAGGACCTGGCCGAGACGATGGCGCTCGGCGTCCGCACCTGGGGCAACAGCCCGGACGGCTCGGCCACCATGCTCATCGGCAGCTATCCGCTGGAGGGGGAGATCAGCGGGCGGCTGCCGGCCGCGCTGCCACCGCTGCTGGTGCTGCCCGCGGAGCAGTGGGACTGCCCGCTGATGCCCTGGCTGGCGGAGGAGATCGTCAAGGACGAGCCGGGGCAGGAGGCGGTCCTGGACCGGCTGCTGGACCTGCTGCTGATCTCGGTGTTGCGGGCCTGGTTCTCCCGGCCGGAGGCCGATGCCCCGGCCTGGTACCGGGCGTTGGGCGATCCGGTGGTGGGCCCCGCGCTGCGGCTGTTGCAGAACCATCCGGCCCACCCCTGGACGGTGGCCGGGCTGGCCGCGAAGACCGGGGTCTCCCGCGCGGCGCTGGCCCGCCGCTTCGCCGCGCTGGTGGGCGAACCGCCGATGGCGTATCTGACCGGCTGGCGGCTGGCCCTCGCCGCCGATCTGCTGCGGGACCCGGACGCCACCCTCGGATCGGTGGCCCGGCGGGTCGGCTACGGCAGCGCCTTCGCGCTCAGCGCCGCGTTCAAACGCGAACGGGGCGTCAGCCCGCGGGAGCACCGCGCTCACCACGCTGCGGCATCCGCAGACTGA